One window of the Primulina eburnea isolate SZY01 chromosome 18, ASM2296580v1, whole genome shotgun sequence genome contains the following:
- the LOC140819312 gene encoding T-complex protein 1 subunit beta: MAVDKLLKDEATEEKGERARMASFVGAVAIADLVKTTLGPKGMDKILQSTGRGHIVTVTNDGATILKSLHIDNPAAKVLVDISKVQDDEVGDGTTSVVVLAGELLREAEKLVNAKIHPMTIIAGFRMAAECARNALLEKVVDNKLDAEKFKEDLMKIAMTTLSSKILSQDKEHFAKLAVDAVMRLKGSTNLESIQIIKKPGGSLKDSFLDEGFILDKKIGVGQPKRIEDAKILVANTAMDTDKVKIYGARVRVDSMAKVAEIETAEKEKMREKVQKIINHGINCFVNRQLIYNFPEELFADAGVLAIEHADFDGIERLALVTGGEIASTFDNPESVKLGHCKLIEEIMIGEDKLIHFSGVEMGKACTIVLRGASPHMLDEADRSLHDALCVLSQTVNDSRVLLGGGWPEMVMAKAVDELAKRTPGKRSHAIEAFSRALVSIPTTIADNAGLDSAELIAQLRAEHHKAESRAGIDVISGSVGDMGELGISEAFKVKQAVLLSATEAAEMILRVDEIITCAPRRREDRM, encoded by the exons ATGGCG GTTGACAAACTTCTTAAAGATGAGGCTACAGAAGAAAAGGGTGAGCGTGCTAGAATG GCCTCCTTTGTTGGAGCAGTGGCCATTGCTGACTTGGTGAAGACAACCTTGGGACCCAAGGGAATG GATAAGATCTTGCAATCAACTGGTAGAGGTCACATCGTCACTGTCACGAATGATGGAGCAACCATCTTAAAGTCTTTGCATATTGACAATCCTGCGGCCAAAGTCCTTGTTG ACATCTCAAAAGTTCAAGATGATGAAGTTGGTGATGGGACAACTTCAGTAGTTGTTTTGGCTGGGGAGCTTTTGAGGGAAGCGGAGAAGCTGGTTAATGCAAAGATTCATCCCATGACTATTATTGCAG GATTTCGCATGGCAGCAGAGTGTGCCAGAAATGCATTGCTGGAAAAGGTTGTGGATAATAAACTGGATGCAG AAAAATTTAAAGAAGATTTGATGAAGATTGCAATGACTACTTTGAGCTCCAAGATTCTATCTCAGGATAAAGAACATTTTGCGAAACTAGCGGTCGATGCAGTTATGAGGCTAAAG GGAAGCACCAATTTGGAGTCTATTCAGATCATCAAGAAGCCTGGAGGTTCACTGAAAGATTCATTTTTGGATGAGGG ATTTATTTTAGACAAGAAAATTGGTGTTGGCCAACCAAAACGGATCGAAGATGCCAAGATTTTGGTGGCGAATACCGCAATGGATACAGATAAAGTGAAGATTTATGGGGCACGTGTTCGTGTTGATTCAATGGCCAAGGTTGCTGAAATTGAAACGGCTGAAAAGGAAAAGATGAGGGAGAAAGTGCAGAAGATAATTAATCATGGCATAAACTGCTTTGTTAACCGACAGTTAATCTACAATTTCCCAGAGGAACTATTTGCTGATGCTGGAGTGCTTGCAATCGAGCATGCTGATTTTGATGGTATCGAGCGGCTGGCTCTTGTTACTGGTGGTGAAATAGCATCAACCTTTGATAATCCGGAGTCTGTTAAGCTTGGACACTGCAAGCTAATTGAGGAAATTATGATTGGTGAAGACAAGTTGATCCACTTTTCTGGAGTTGAAATGGGTAAAGCATGCACTATCGTACTTAGAGGTGCAAG CCCTCACATGTTGGATGAAGCTGACAGATCTCTGCATGATGCTCTCTGTGTCCTATCTCAAACAGTAAATGACAGCAGAGTATTGCTTGGAGGTGGATGGCCAGAGATGGTGATGGCAAAAGCAGTTGACGAACTTGCCAAGAGGACTCCTGGAAAAAGATCTCATGCCATTGAAGCTTTTTCGCGGGCACTGGTTTCCATTCCAACTACCATCGCTGATAATGCAGGTTTGGACAGCGCTGAATTGATCGCTCAACTTCGTGCAGAGCACCATAAGGCGGAAAGCCGTGCGGGGATTGATGTCATCTCTGGATCG GTAGGTGATATGGGTGAGCTGGGGATATCAGAAGCTTTCAAAGTGAAACAAGCTGTATTGCTCTCGGCAACCGAAGCTGCTGAGATGATTCTGAGGGTCGACGAAATCATCACCTGTGCCCCACGAAGGAGAGAGGACAGAATGTGA